One stretch of Cohnella algarum DNA includes these proteins:
- the atpG gene encoding ATP synthase F1 subunit gamma produces the protein MAKGMREIKRQIKSTQNMKQITKAMEMVAASNLRRAQNAALAGRPYADTLKEVVSSIATSGGGFSHPMLEKRPVKKTAYLVITSDRGLAGGLNSNLLRKLTNAIKEKHASKSEYGIFVIGSKGRDFLARRDYPIVEAVTGIPDSPKFIDVKHIASEAVKGFEDGSYDEVYLVYNKFINAITQIPTLKLLLPLDASQFESKSGGPTASYEYEPSPEAVLGVLLPKYAETLIFNGLIENKASEFGSRMTAMGSATKNASKRIDQLTLHYNRARQAAITQEIAEIVGGANALA, from the coding sequence ATGGCTAAAGGCATGCGCGAGATCAAGCGCCAGATCAAGAGCACGCAGAACATGAAGCAAATCACGAAGGCGATGGAGATGGTCGCGGCCTCGAACCTGAGACGCGCCCAAAACGCGGCGCTCGCCGGCCGACCTTACGCGGACACGCTGAAGGAAGTCGTTTCGAGCATCGCGACAAGCGGGGGCGGCTTTTCCCATCCGATGCTGGAGAAACGTCCGGTCAAGAAAACCGCTTACCTCGTCATCACTTCGGACCGCGGGCTTGCCGGAGGCTTGAACAGCAACCTTCTGCGGAAGCTGACGAACGCGATCAAGGAAAAGCACGCGTCCAAATCCGAGTACGGGATTTTTGTGATCGGCAGCAAAGGACGCGATTTTCTTGCGCGGCGGGACTACCCGATCGTCGAAGCGGTCACGGGCATTCCGGATTCGCCGAAGTTCATCGACGTGAAGCATATCGCGTCCGAAGCGGTTAAAGGCTTCGAGGACGGATCGTACGACGAGGTATATCTCGTTTACAACAAGTTCATCAACGCGATTACGCAAATTCCGACGCTCAAGCTGCTGCTGCCGCTCGACGCGTCGCAATTCGAATCCAAGTCCGGCGGACCGACGGCCAGCTACGAATACGAGCCGTCCCCGGAGGCCGTGCTTGGCGTTCTTTTGCCCAAATACGCGGAAACGCTCATCTTCAACGGCCTGATCGAGAACAAGGCGAGCGAGTTCGGCTCGCGGATGACCGCAATGGGAAGCGCGACGAAAAACGCGTCGAAACGGATCGACCAGCTGACATTGCACTATAACCGTGCCCGCCAGGCAGCGATTACGCAGGAAATCGCGGAAATCGTCGGCGGCGCGAACGCATTGGCATAA
- the atpA gene encoding F0F1 ATP synthase subunit alpha: MSIRPEEISTLIKQQIEQYQSDIQVVDVGTVIEVGDGIARVHGLEKCMAGELLEFEGGVVGMALNLEENNVGVVIMGQTKGIREGSQVKRTGRIMEVPVGEALLGRVVNALGEPVDGNGPINATTTRPIESPAPGVMDRKSVFEPMQTGIKAIDSMIPIGRGQRELIIGDRQTGKTTIAIDTIVNQKGNGVICIYVAIGQKQSTVRTVVESLRRQGALDYTIVVTASASEPSPLLYIAPYAGCAMGEYFMYQGKHVLIIYDDLSKQAAAYRELSLLLRRPPGREAYPGDVFYLHSRLLERAAKLNDELGGGSLTALPFIETQAGDVSAYIPTNVISITDGQIFLESDLFYSGQRPAVNVGISVSRVGSSAQIKAMKKVAGTLKTDLAQYRELAAFAAFGSDMDKVTQSRIDRGVRTLEILKQGVNQPLAVERQVVSLFLVTKGHADDIPVQDVRRFEEGFLSYLDANRPEIFASIRDTKDLTDDNAKALVEAIGAFKKSFAVSS, from the coding sequence TTGAGTATCCGGCCCGAAGAGATCAGCACGCTGATCAAACAGCAAATCGAACAATATCAATCCGATATTCAAGTCGTGGACGTCGGTACGGTCATCGAAGTCGGCGACGGTATCGCGCGCGTGCACGGTTTGGAAAAATGTATGGCGGGCGAGCTGCTCGAATTCGAGGGCGGCGTCGTCGGCATGGCTCTTAACCTTGAAGAAAACAACGTCGGCGTCGTCATCATGGGCCAAACGAAGGGCATCCGCGAAGGATCCCAAGTGAAGCGCACCGGCCGCATCATGGAAGTGCCGGTCGGCGAAGCGCTGCTCGGCCGCGTCGTGAACGCGCTCGGCGAGCCGGTCGACGGCAACGGCCCGATCAACGCGACGACGACTCGCCCGATCGAGTCTCCGGCTCCGGGCGTCATGGACCGCAAATCGGTATTCGAACCGATGCAAACGGGAATCAAGGCGATCGACTCGATGATCCCGATCGGCCGCGGCCAACGGGAGCTGATCATCGGCGACCGCCAAACGGGCAAAACGACGATCGCGATCGACACGATCGTCAACCAGAAGGGCAACGGCGTCATCTGCATCTACGTCGCCATCGGCCAAAAGCAATCGACGGTTCGTACCGTCGTCGAATCGCTCCGCAGACAAGGCGCGCTCGACTATACGATCGTCGTGACCGCAAGCGCATCGGAGCCTTCTCCGCTGCTGTATATCGCTCCATACGCCGGCTGCGCGATGGGCGAGTACTTCATGTACCAGGGCAAGCACGTCCTGATCATCTATGACGATCTGTCCAAGCAAGCGGCCGCGTACCGCGAGCTGAGCTTGCTGCTCCGCCGTCCTCCGGGCCGCGAAGCATACCCGGGCGACGTCTTCTATCTCCACTCCCGTCTGCTCGAGCGCGCGGCGAAGCTGAACGACGAGCTCGGAGGCGGATCTCTGACCGCCCTTCCGTTCATCGAGACGCAAGCGGGCGACGTTTCGGCGTATATCCCGACGAACGTCATCTCGATCACCGACGGTCAGATTTTCCTTGAATCCGATCTGTTCTACTCCGGTCAACGGCCTGCCGTCAACGTCGGCATTTCCGTATCCCGGGTCGGCAGCTCGGCGCAAATCAAAGCGATGAAAAAGGTCGCCGGCACGCTGAAAACCGACCTCGCGCAATACCGCGAGCTCGCGGCTTTCGCGGCGTTCGGCTCCGATATGGATAAAGTGACGCAATCCCGGATCGACCGCGGCGTGCGCACGCTCGAAATTTTGAAGCAAGGCGTCAACCAGCCGCTGGCCGTCGAACGTCAAGTCGTGTCCCTGTTCCTCGTGACCAAGGGCCATGCGGACGACATTCCGGTTCAGGACGTTCGCCGCTTCGAAGAAGGCTTCCTGTCTTACCTGGATGCGAACCGACCGGAAATTTTCGCGTCCATCCGCGATACGAAAGATCTGACCGACGACAACGCCAAGGCGCTCGTCGAAGCGATCGGCGCTTTCAAGAAGAGCTTCGCCGTTTCGTCCTAA
- a CDS encoding YpdA family putative bacillithiol disulfide reductase has product MEQVVIIGAGPCGLSAAAELQDRGFDPLIIEKENIVHSITCYPVNMQFFSTPELLEIAGVPFVTPNEKPSRLEALHYYRTVAERRSFRIRRYEKVTEVVKEGGGFRIVSHTRAGERKETRAQAVVVATGYFDHPNRIGIPGEDLPHVSHFFREAHPYAGTRVVIIGGSNSAVDAALELERVGAAVTVVYRGPSVSANIKPWVRPIFDGKVAKGKISLLLESRVVRIGPAETEIEPVSESPDRERTTLPTDFVLALTGFRPDRAFLRAMGVEAPDGVIPPTHDEETMETNVPGLYLAGVVSTGRDANEIFIESGRLHGRKIAAHLAGKIDPNG; this is encoded by the coding sequence TTGGAACAGGTCGTCATTATCGGGGCCGGTCCGTGCGGGTTGTCGGCCGCCGCCGAGCTGCAGGACCGGGGATTCGATCCGCTTATTATCGAGAAGGAGAACATCGTTCATTCGATTACGTGTTATCCGGTCAATATGCAGTTTTTCAGCACGCCGGAGCTGCTGGAAATCGCGGGCGTGCCGTTCGTCACGCCCAACGAGAAGCCGTCCCGGCTCGAAGCGCTGCACTATTACCGGACGGTGGCCGAACGCCGCTCGTTCCGGATCCGAAGGTATGAGAAAGTGACCGAGGTGGTCAAGGAGGGCGGCGGCTTTCGGATCGTGTCGCACACGCGTGCCGGAGAGCGCAAAGAGACGCGCGCGCAAGCGGTCGTCGTGGCGACCGGCTACTTCGACCACCCGAACCGGATCGGCATTCCGGGCGAGGATTTGCCGCATGTGAGCCACTTTTTCCGGGAGGCGCATCCGTATGCGGGCACGCGGGTCGTCATCATCGGCGGAAGCAACTCCGCGGTCGATGCCGCGCTAGAGCTGGAGAGGGTCGGCGCTGCCGTCACCGTCGTCTACCGCGGACCGTCGGTTTCCGCCAACATCAAGCCGTGGGTCCGGCCGATCTTCGACGGCAAAGTCGCCAAGGGGAAAATATCGCTGCTGCTGGAAAGCCGGGTCGTGCGAATCGGACCGGCGGAAACGGAAATCGAGCCGGTTTCGGAAAGCCCGGACCGCGAGCGGACGACGCTGCCGACCGACTTCGTCCTGGCGTTAACCGGCTTTCGGCCGGACCGCGCCTTTCTGAGGGCGATGGGTGTCGAAGCGCCGGACGGCGTCATTCCGCCGACGCATGACGAGGAAACGATGGAAACGAACGTGCCGGGGCTGTATTTGGCGGGAGTCGTTTCGACCGGACGCGACGCGAACGAAATTTTTATCGAATCCGGAAGGCTCCACGGGCGCAAAATCGCCGCGCATTTGGCAGGGAAAATCGATCCGAACGGATAA
- the atpD gene encoding F0F1 ATP synthase subunit beta, protein MSKGRVVQVLGPVVDIEFDNGHLPDILNAITIKHSGEREINLTVETARHLGDNLVRAIAMSSTDGLVRGMEAVDTGKPITVPVGPATLGRVFNVLGDPIDGAGEVDRSKQDPIHRQAPTFENLSTQQEMLETGIKVIDLIAPYAKGGKVGLFGGAGVGKTVTMQELIHNIAQEHGGISVFAGVGERTREGNDLYHEMNDSGVIAKTAMVFGQMNEPPGARLRIALTGLTMAEYFRDEEGRDVLLFIDNIFRFTQAGSEVSALLGRMPSAVGYQPTLATEMGQLQERITSTKKGSVTSIQAIYVPADDYTDPAPATAFAHLDSTTNLERNIAAMGIFPAVDPLASSSRILAPEILGEEHYNVAQGVKKLLQRYKELQDIIAILGMDELSDEDKQVVHRARRVQLFLSQPLHVAEAFNGIPGVYVPVKETIRSFKEILEGKHDDLPEPAFHNVGTIEEAVEKAKKLAQGL, encoded by the coding sequence ATGAGCAAGGGACGCGTAGTCCAGGTTTTGGGTCCCGTCGTCGACATCGAATTCGACAACGGCCACCTGCCGGACATTCTCAACGCCATTACAATCAAGCACTCCGGCGAGCGCGAGATCAATCTGACGGTCGAAACCGCCAGACACCTCGGCGACAATCTCGTGCGCGCGATCGCCATGTCCTCCACGGACGGTCTCGTTCGGGGCATGGAAGCAGTAGACACGGGCAAGCCGATCACGGTTCCGGTAGGACCGGCGACGCTCGGCCGCGTATTCAACGTACTCGGCGACCCGATCGACGGGGCGGGCGAAGTCGACCGTTCGAAACAGGATCCGATTCACCGTCAGGCTCCGACGTTCGAAAACCTGTCGACCCAGCAGGAAATGCTGGAAACGGGCATCAAGGTCATCGACCTGATCGCGCCGTACGCCAAGGGCGGGAAAGTCGGCTTGTTCGGCGGCGCAGGCGTCGGCAAAACGGTTACGATGCAGGAGCTTATTCATAACATCGCGCAGGAGCACGGCGGGATTTCGGTATTCGCCGGCGTCGGCGAGCGTACCCGCGAAGGGAACGACCTCTACCACGAAATGAACGACTCCGGCGTCATCGCGAAAACCGCGATGGTATTCGGGCAAATGAACGAGCCTCCGGGCGCGCGTCTGCGCATCGCGCTGACGGGCCTGACGATGGCGGAATATTTCCGCGACGAGGAAGGCCGCGACGTTCTTTTGTTTATCGACAACATCTTCCGCTTTACCCAAGCGGGTTCGGAAGTTTCCGCCCTGCTCGGCCGGATGCCTTCCGCGGTCGGTTACCAACCGACGCTGGCAACCGAAATGGGCCAATTGCAAGAGCGCATTACCTCCACGAAGAAAGGCTCGGTCACGTCCATCCAGGCGATTTACGTTCCGGCGGACGACTACACCGACCCGGCTCCGGCGACCGCGTTCGCCCACTTGGACTCGACGACGAACCTGGAACGGAACATCGCGGCTATGGGGATTTTCCCGGCGGTCGACCCGCTGGCGTCCTCGTCCCGGATTCTCGCTCCGGAAATTCTCGGCGAAGAGCATTACAACGTAGCGCAAGGCGTCAAGAAGCTGCTGCAGCGCTATAAGGAACTGCAAGATATCATCGCGATTCTCGGGATGGACGAGCTGTCTGACGAAGACAAGCAGGTCGTTCACCGCGCCCGTCGCGTTCAGCTGTTCCTGTCGCAGCCGCTGCACGTCGCCGAAGCGTTCAACGGCATCCCGGGCGTTTATGTCCCGGTCAAGGAAACGATCCGCAGCTTCAAGGAAATTCTCGAAGGAAAGCACGACGACCTTCCGGAACCGGCGTTCCACAACGTCGGCACGATCGAAGAAGCCGTCGAGAAGGCGAAAAAGCTCGCACAAGGGCTCTAA
- a CDS encoding ATP synthase subunit I, which translates to MDEILQRATRLALFFLAICLLVWAVVPEWRIYTAGVTLGVAASLVNSYLLRRRVNFIGTVFKNDSEPPRRVGMGMASRLATVLIATMAAYRFPDQFHLPSVLFSCFFMPIVLLFCAFVSNKRQS; encoded by the coding sequence ATGGATGAAATTTTGCAAAGGGCTACGCGGCTTGCGCTTTTTTTTCTGGCAATCTGCTTGCTCGTGTGGGCCGTCGTTCCCGAGTGGCGCATTTACACCGCGGGAGTGACGCTCGGAGTGGCGGCGAGTCTGGTGAACTCTTATCTCCTCCGCAGGAGGGTGAATTTCATCGGAACCGTTTTCAAAAACGATTCCGAACCGCCGCGTAGAGTCGGAATGGGGATGGCCAGCCGATTGGCGACGGTTCTGATCGCGACGATGGCCGCATACCGCTTTCCGGACCAGTTTCATCTGCCATCCGTCCTGTTCTCTTGTTTCTTTATGCCCATCGTTTTGTTGTTTTGCGCATTTGTGAGCAACAAACGTCAATCCTGA
- a CDS encoding IS4 family transposase — MGNIHQKTVMRKCLKELKLHMGKLPLADRYAKKLTITAAILLCIEGEIQQRRTLEDIQLHLTTDPYLQKLAGVSSVHASTLNRKLAKLPLDYLQCIFERLASRLQQLMPGAKGVGHLGKLAPIDSSSFLLPFVFGDWAFYQDRTKGVKMHTRLLCLDEENPFPDRIVLSTVGVSDQMAVDELVTRKDLTYILDRGYVNYTRFCAWAKDGITFVARLKTTNTFTVLQEHPVKADTPILRDATVTIYDKKTKTHRPFRLVEFQDEKGRTYRLLTNRFDLSAADVGEVYRCRWQIELFFKWIKQHLTTITFHNHDPNAVWAQLYLGVISYLLCQLVHRQTPNKLTLFNFVRYLRHYSQYPWKRFVAILNKPTERTSRGRQKRKQAKTVPRIQPGRGKNEREVVKILVP, encoded by the coding sequence ATGGGCAATATACACCAAAAAACGGTTATGCGCAAGTGTTTAAAAGAACTTAAGCTCCATATGGGAAAACTTCCTTTGGCGGATCGCTATGCGAAGAAATTGACGATCACCGCGGCCATCCTGTTATGTATCGAGGGGGAAATTCAGCAGCGAAGGACCTTGGAAGATATTCAGCTCCATTTGACTACAGATCCTTATCTTCAAAAACTGGCTGGCGTGTCTTCCGTTCATGCCTCGACGCTGAATCGAAAGCTGGCGAAACTGCCCTTGGATTACTTGCAGTGCATCTTCGAACGGTTAGCCTCCCGACTGCAACAACTGATGCCAGGCGCCAAGGGAGTTGGTCATTTGGGTAAACTGGCCCCTATCGATTCAAGCAGTTTCCTTCTTCCGTTTGTGTTTGGCGATTGGGCCTTTTATCAGGATCGAACCAAGGGGGTGAAGATGCACACTCGGCTGCTATGCTTGGACGAAGAAAATCCCTTTCCGGACCGGATCGTCTTGTCCACGGTTGGGGTCTCTGATCAGATGGCGGTTGATGAGCTCGTGACACGCAAGGATCTGACCTACATTTTGGACCGGGGCTACGTGAATTACACGCGCTTTTGTGCATGGGCGAAAGACGGCATTACCTTTGTGGCCCGACTTAAAACGACCAACACGTTCACGGTATTGCAGGAGCACCCTGTGAAGGCCGACACGCCGATCCTGCGGGATGCAACCGTCACGATCTACGACAAGAAGACGAAAACCCATCGGCCGTTTCGCTTGGTGGAGTTCCAGGACGAGAAGGGTCGGACCTACAGGCTGCTGACCAACCGCTTCGATCTTAGCGCCGCGGACGTAGGGGAAGTCTATCGCTGCAGATGGCAAATTGAGTTGTTTTTTAAGTGGATCAAGCAACACCTGACGACGATCACCTTTCACAACCATGATCCGAATGCCGTATGGGCTCAGTTGTATCTGGGCGTCATTAGCTATCTGTTGTGCCAGCTCGTGCATCGGCAAACGCCGAACAAGTTGACCCTGTTTAACTTTGTTCGTTATTTGCGTCATTACAGCCAATACCCGTGGAAGCGGTTCGTCGCCATCTTGAATAAACCTACGGAACGAACCAGTCGGGGAAGGCAAAAGCGAAAACAAGCCAAGACCGTCCCTCGGATTCAACCTGGCAGAGGCAAAAATGAACGTGAGGTTGTGAAGATTCTAGTCCCGTAA
- the wecB gene encoding non-hydrolyzing UDP-N-acetylglucosamine 2-epimerase, giving the protein MSAVKVMTVFGVRPEAIKMAPLILELQKYPGEIEPIVCVTAQHRQMLDQVLEVFRIKPDYDLDIMQANQTLNDISIRVLQGLEPVLREAKPDIVLVHGDTLTTFLASYASFMQQIKVGHVEAGLRTWNKLSPYPEEMNRQLTGVLADLHFAPTDWSAGNLRKENKPEKDIYITGNTITDVFQYTVKSDFSHPVLEWAAGKRLVLMTAHRRESQGEPHRRVFRAVRRLVDEFEDIAVVYPVHPNPAVLEPAREILGGHPRIKLIDPLDVVELHNFYPHAHLILTDSGGLQEEAPSYGVPVLVLRDTTERPEGVDAGTLELAGTDEEAVYGRAKALLTDSNLYDRMSKAANPYGDGQASKRIAQAILHHFGRGERPEPFRAGN; this is encoded by the coding sequence GTGAGCGCGGTAAAAGTAATGACCGTCTTCGGGGTGCGCCCTGAAGCGATTAAAATGGCGCCTCTCATTCTCGAGCTGCAGAAGTATCCCGGGGAGATCGAACCGATCGTCTGCGTGACCGCGCAGCACCGGCAAATGCTGGACCAGGTGCTTGAAGTGTTTCGGATCAAGCCGGACTACGACCTCGATATCATGCAGGCGAACCAGACGCTGAACGACATTTCGATTCGCGTGCTGCAGGGGCTGGAGCCGGTGCTCCGGGAAGCGAAGCCCGATATCGTGCTCGTGCACGGCGATACGCTGACGACGTTCCTCGCCAGCTATGCGTCGTTCATGCAGCAGATCAAGGTCGGGCACGTGGAAGCGGGCCTGCGCACCTGGAACAAGCTGTCGCCGTACCCGGAGGAAATGAACCGCCAGCTGACCGGCGTGCTGGCCGACCTGCACTTCGCCCCGACGGACTGGTCGGCGGGAAATCTCCGCAAGGAAAACAAACCCGAAAAAGATATTTATATTACGGGCAACACGATCACGGACGTTTTCCAATATACGGTGAAGTCCGACTTTTCCCATCCGGTGCTCGAATGGGCCGCCGGCAAACGGCTCGTGCTCATGACCGCGCACCGGCGGGAATCGCAAGGCGAGCCGCATCGCCGCGTCTTTCGGGCGGTCCGGCGGCTGGTCGACGAATTCGAGGATATCGCGGTCGTCTACCCGGTTCACCCGAATCCGGCCGTGCTGGAGCCGGCGCGGGAGATTTTGGGCGGCCATCCGCGCATCAAGCTGATCGACCCGCTCGACGTCGTGGAGCTGCACAATTTTTATCCGCACGCGCACCTCATTTTGACCGATTCGGGCGGCTTGCAGGAGGAAGCGCCGTCGTACGGCGTTCCGGTGCTCGTCCTCCGCGACACGACGGAGCGTCCGGAGGGCGTCGACGCGGGCACGCTGGAGCTTGCCGGAACGGACGAAGAAGCCGTTTACGGACGGGCGAAGGCGCTGCTCACCGATTCGAACCTTTACGACCGGATGAGCAAGGCGGCCAATCCGTACGGAGACGGGCAAGCTTCGAAGCGAATCGCGCAGGCGATTTTGCACCACTTCGGGCGCGGGGAAAGACCGGAGCCGTTTCGCGCGGGGAACTGA
- a CDS encoding AtpZ/AtpI family protein, translated as MNKKGNEGNPWHALAMVGALGFEVGLSTAAGYFIGSWIAPSSSGWKIAGVFTGLIVGLLIAILLVKKALENKNG; from the coding sequence ATGAATAAAAAGGGCAACGAGGGCAACCCGTGGCACGCGCTCGCGATGGTCGGCGCGCTGGGCTTCGAGGTCGGTCTGAGTACGGCGGCGGGTTACTTTATTGGCAGTTGGATCGCCCCCTCTTCTTCCGGCTGGAAGATTGCGGGCGTTTTCACGGGTCTGATCGTCGGACTCCTGATTGCGATTTTACTTGTCAAGAAAGCTCTGGAGAACAAAAATGGATGA
- the atpB gene encoding F0F1 ATP synthase subunit A: MHEFPIVTVAGLEIDLSTVIAIVVSALITFVVARLAVRNLSVENPSKLQNFMEWVVEFIHNTIASTMPLNRVKQFVALGMTLIMFIFISNLLGLPFGIVTEVHHPIEWLGITQAVLDEAHGHYEIAWWKSPTADLSVTAGLALIVFFLIHFLGLKLNRKHYLAHYFKPYPIFFPLNLIETLVKPLTLAIRLFANIFAGEVLLTTILMLSWIGLPFMAVWQGFSIFVGAIQAFLFTILTMVYISQSIVHEEHEHEH; encoded by the coding sequence ATGCATGAGTTTCCGATAGTGACGGTCGCAGGCTTGGAGATCGACCTATCTACCGTTATTGCGATCGTCGTTTCTGCGCTTATCACGTTTGTGGTGGCTAGGCTGGCGGTGCGGAATTTGTCGGTCGAAAACCCGTCCAAGCTGCAAAACTTTATGGAATGGGTCGTCGAGTTTATTCACAACACGATCGCCAGCACGATGCCGCTCAATCGCGTCAAGCAGTTTGTGGCGCTGGGGATGACCCTGATCATGTTCATCTTCATTTCCAACCTTCTCGGATTGCCGTTCGGGATCGTAACCGAGGTGCACCATCCGATCGAATGGCTCGGCATTACGCAGGCCGTTCTGGATGAAGCCCACGGCCATTACGAAATCGCCTGGTGGAAGTCGCCGACGGCCGATCTGTCCGTTACGGCGGGACTTGCGCTCATCGTCTTCTTCCTGATTCACTTCCTGGGATTGAAACTGAACCGCAAGCATTATCTGGCGCACTACTTCAAGCCGTACCCGATTTTCTTCCCGTTGAACCTGATCGAAACGCTGGTCAAGCCGCTTACGCTGGCGATCCGGCTGTTCGCCAACATTTTCGCGGGCGAAGTGCTGCTGACGACGATCCTGATGCTTTCCTGGATCGGGCTTCCGTTCATGGCGGTATGGCAAGGCTTCAGTATTTTTGTCGGCGCCATTCAGGCGTTCCTGTTCACGATTCTCACGATGGTGTACATTTCGCAATCGATCGTTCACGAGGAACACGAGCACGAGCATTAA
- the atpF gene encoding F0F1 ATP synthase subunit B, whose protein sequence is MTFNWESTVIAILAFLILYWLLNKYAFGPLFGIMEKRRQLVAEQMDSAAKNRAEAERLLEEQKQALQQVRQEAADIIGQAKTTGSKQAEEILLQARNEAVRLKDEAVKEIESEKNKAVSALKAQVSGLSVLIASKIIEKQVDEKAQQELVDHYLKEVGTKS, encoded by the coding sequence ATGACTTTTAACTGGGAATCGACAGTAATCGCGATTTTGGCGTTTTTGATTTTGTACTGGCTGTTGAACAAATACGCCTTCGGACCGTTGTTCGGCATTATGGAGAAGCGCCGCCAGCTCGTCGCCGAGCAGATGGACAGCGCCGCCAAAAACCGCGCGGAAGCCGAGCGTTTGCTCGAAGAGCAAAAGCAGGCGCTGCAGCAGGTTCGCCAGGAAGCCGCCGACATTATCGGCCAGGCCAAGACGACCGGCAGCAAGCAGGCCGAGGAAATTCTTCTTCAAGCTCGCAACGAAGCGGTTCGCCTGAAAGACGAAGCCGTCAAGGAAATCGAAAGCGAGAAAAACAAAGCCGTATCCGCGCTGAAGGCGCAAGTGAGCGGCCTGTCCGTTCTGATCGCTTCGAAAATCATCGAGAAGCAGGTTGACGAAAAAGCGCAGCAGGAGCTTGTCGACCATTATCTTAAAGAAGTAGGGACGAAATCATGA
- the atpE gene encoding F0F1 ATP synthase subunit C, with protein MEVLAAAIAVGLGAIGAGFGNGMIVSKTVEGIARQPEAASKLQTTMFIGVGIVEVVPIIGVVIGFLAFFAA; from the coding sequence ATGGAAGTATTGGCAGCAGCAATTGCAGTAGGTCTTGGCGCAATCGGCGCAGGTTTCGGTAACGGTATGATCGTCAGCAAAACGGTAGAAGGCATCGCGCGTCAGCCGGAAGCGGCAAGCAAGCTGCAAACGACGATGTTTATCGGCGTAGGTATCGTCGAAGTCGTGCCGATCATCGGCGTCGTTATCGGCTTCCTCGCATTCTTCGCCGCTTAA
- a CDS encoding F0F1 ATP synthase subunit epsilon, protein MSTLRLEIVTPERKIYEQDVDMVIVQGVNGEMGILPNHIPLVSPLNIAVARVKKGNREEWVAVHGGFVEIRKEKVVILAEAAEVGSDIDQFRAQQAKERAERRLASQKEEYDAKRAELALQRAMIRLQAASKR, encoded by the coding sequence GTGAGCACCTTACGGCTTGAGATCGTTACGCCCGAACGAAAGATATACGAACAGGACGTCGATATGGTGATCGTTCAAGGGGTAAACGGCGAGATGGGCATTTTGCCCAATCATATTCCGCTCGTGTCCCCCCTGAACATCGCGGTGGCCAGAGTCAAGAAGGGCAACCGGGAAGAATGGGTTGCCGTTCACGGCGGCTTCGTCGAAATCCGCAAGGAAAAAGTCGTCATTTTGGCCGAAGCGGCCGAAGTCGGCTCGGACATCGATCAGTTCCGCGCTCAGCAGGCGAAAGAGCGCGCCGAGCGCCGTCTGGCCAGTCAAAAGGAAGAATATGACGCCAAGCGGGCCGAACTGGCGCTGCAGCGGGCGATGATTCGTCTGCAAGCGGCGTCCAAACGTTGA
- a CDS encoding F0F1 ATP synthase subunit delta has translation MSGSAVAKRYAKALFDLSSEKGIVSETETELKAIVDALKQNADFRAFMTFPNIDTSKKIAAFKAIFGQAVSQAVLDTISLLIERDRQTELPAILDAYVKVAGEALGRAEAHVATPKPLTEGEKEQLAAKFGALLGKTVRVNETVDPTLLGGLTVRIGDTLYDGSLRGKLERLEKSLQTSAN, from the coding sequence ATGAGCGGCTCCGCTGTAGCGAAGAGATATGCCAAGGCTCTGTTCGACCTTTCCTCGGAAAAGGGGATCGTCTCCGAGACGGAAACCGAACTGAAGGCGATTGTCGACGCGCTCAAGCAAAATGCGGACTTCCGCGCCTTCATGACGTTTCCGAACATCGACACGAGCAAGAAGATCGCAGCGTTCAAAGCTATTTTCGGCCAGGCGGTGTCCCAGGCCGTGCTCGATACGATCAGCTTGCTGATCGAACGGGACCGCCAAACGGAACTGCCGGCGATTTTGGATGCCTACGTTAAGGTTGCCGGAGAAGCGCTCGGCCGGGCGGAAGCCCACGTCGCGACTCCGAAGCCGCTTACGGAAGGCGAAAAGGAACAACTGGCCGCCAAGTTCGGCGCCCTGCTCGGCAAGACGGTGCGGGTGAACGAAACGGTCGATCCGACTCTGCTCGGGGGACTGACGGTCCGCATCGGCGACACGCTCTACGACGGCAGTCTCCGCGGCAAACTGGAACGCCTGGAGAAAAGCCTCCAAACTTCGGCAAATTAG